In a genomic window of Zingiber officinale cultivar Zhangliang chromosome 9B, Zo_v1.1, whole genome shotgun sequence:
- the LOC122024063 gene encoding uncharacterized protein LOC122024063, whose protein sequence is MAAGEEAFDLEAKRWADGSWHPCRVSPSSYNGNFDIRLNMESCGMEDIVLTREDVIEHLRFRSKPLQDGDCSHLKQGEKVLAMNNEHSESLYFDAVIEQVHKVRHSGRLPCRCTFLVKWLSPMLNRITTVPFKSIMKLSDENINSHPVISTFLAAMQPPPLGSLENNTGEAKLYHILEKQVEEISKLADGSVLSNNVFLANSIEQNEVESKDITRKQNKGRNDVVLVNHFDNTSLLSPLAARAALASLVHEKLSDNICLQETVLGLLPKNEKRNSDQYTLVEARVIQVDAIAMDDNTELPHLVRQSANARFTCEGHSSVTTSKRKVSKSLSDDSPYSATSLKKSARASKVPRNRNLVSSATASHSEISATIANINYGVTARLTRSAARKKMSELADKGPVAELSSSVNARLIVSGQQVARKLVYNGPAFVERNYENLTPAQKIESESCAVVSTYKEISSDSKPKKKKRTEESIFGIVEDQGVISKDGETSKAKKKKIPSEKPVLRFSPRLRTLSSAHAS, encoded by the exons ATGGCCGCCGGGGAAGAGGCTTTCGATCTCGAGGCCAAGCGCTGGGCCGACGGGTCTTGGCATCCTTGCCGCGTCTCTCCGAG TTCATACAATGGTAATTTTGATATTCGTCTCAACATGGAAAGTTGTGGTATGGAAGATATCGTCTTGACTAGGGAAGACGTGATTGAGCATCTACGATTTCGTTCAAAGCCTCTGCAGGACGGAGACTGCTCTCATCTCAAACAAGGAGAAAAAGTTCTTGCCATGAACAATGAGCATTCTGAGAGCTTGTACTTTGATGCCGTTATAGAACAG GTACACAAGGTGAGACACTCAGGCAGGCTGCCATGCAGATGCACTTTTCTGGTCAAATGGCTTTCGCCTATGCTGAATAGGATAACTACGGTTCCATTTAAGTCAATTATGAAGCTTTCTGATGAAAACATCAATAGCCACCCAGTTATATCTACATTCTTGGCTGCCATGCAACCTCCTCCCCTTGGTTCATTAGAAAATAATACTGGTGAGGCTAAACTCTATCACATACTGGAAAAGCAAGTGGAGGAGATAAGCAAGCTGGCAGATggatctgtattgtcaaacaatGTCTTTTTAG CTAACTCGATTGAACAAAATGAAGTTGAGTCTAAAGATATCACCAGGAAGCAGAACAAAGGACGGAATGATGTAGTCCTTGTGAATCATTTTGATAATACTTCTTTACTCAGTCCTCTCGCAGCCCGTGCAGCTCTTGCTTCCTTGGTGCATGAAAAACTTTCAGATAACATTTGCTTACAAGAAACTGTATTGGGCCTCCTTCCGAAAAATGAAAAGCGCAACTCAGATCAATATACATTAGTAGAAGCCAGAGTGATCCAAGTTGATGCCATTGCCATGGATGACAACACTGAACTTCCACATCTTGTCCGACAATCAGCTAATGCCAGATTTACTTGTGAAGGACACAGTTCGGTCACTACTAGTAAAAGGAAAGTTAGTAAGTCTCTTTCTGATGATTCCCCATATTCAGCTACTTCCCTCAAGAAATCAGCCAGAGCATCTAAAGTACCAAGAAACAGGAACCTGGTCTCCTCTGCAACTGCAAGTCATTCAGAAATATCAGCAACCATTGCAAACATAAATTATGGAGTCACAGCTCGGTTAACCCGTTCGgcagcaagaaagaaaatgtccGAATTAGCTGATAAAGGGCCTGTAGCAGAGCTCTCCAGCTCAGTAAACGCAAGGCTAATAGTTTCTGGACAACAAGTAGCAAGGAAACTTGTGTACAATGGTCCAGCATTTGTAGAAAGAAATTATGAAAATCTTACTCCAGCTCAGAAGATTGAAAGCGAGAGTTGTGCAGTGGTCTCAACATATAAAGAAATCAGTAGTGATAGCAAACCCAAAAAGAAGAAAAGGACCGAGGAGTCCATTTTTGGCATTGTTGAAGATCAAG GTGTGATCTCAAAAGATGGAGAGACCTCAAAAGCTAAGAAAAAGAAGATACCTTCAGAGAAACCTGTATTAAGGTTTTCACCACGGCTTAGAACTCTTTCATCAGCCCACGCAAGCTGA